One Cucurbita pepo subsp. pepo cultivar mu-cu-16 chromosome LG09, ASM280686v2, whole genome shotgun sequence DNA window includes the following coding sequences:
- the LOC111801698 gene encoding shewanella-like protein phosphatase 2, protein MDYSKEAICRDVPNLLSSFVDSFVDFSVSGGLFLPPAIPAPDSASQTAPSLRNHKPEPSSSSQLHTWLPSPERLIAVGDLHGDLSKSKEALRLAGLIDGSGKWIGGSTTMVQIGDVLDRGGDELKILYFLEKLKREAAKDGGMIISMNGNHEIMNVEGDFRYVTREGLEEFRVWGDWFSIGNKMKALCVGLEIPKDPFQGIPTAFRGVKEEFHSGFRARIAALHPNGPISGRFLSQNTTVLVVGESVFVHGGLLPGHVEYGLERINEEVRDWIKGLSGKFAPDYCRRSNAVVWLRKFSDESATKCDCSLLRHVLDTIPGAKRMIMGHTIQTAGINGVCNNQAIRIDVGMSKGCTNGFPEVLEFNGNSPPRILTSNPHLKKPMNSLNIDSKEGLGQLLHEQGPKQVEVKA, encoded by the coding sequence ATGGACTATTCGAAAGAGGCGATATGTAGAGACGTTCCGAATCTTCTCTCCTCTTTCGTTGACTCGTTCGTCGACTTCTCCGTCAGCGGCGGTCTCTTCTTACCGCCGGCCATTCCTGCTCCGGATTCCGCTTCTCAAACCGCGCCTTCCCTTCGTAACCATAAGCCCGAGCCGTCATCGTCTTCGCAGCTTCATACATGGTTACCCTCTCCGGAGCGGCTAATTGCGGTGGGAGACCTTCATGGCGACCTTTCAAAGTCGAAGGAAGCACTGAGACTTGCTGGATTGATCGATGGCTCTGGAAAGTGGATTGGAGGATCCACCACCATGGTTCAGATCGGTGATGTGCTCGACCGCGGCGGTGATGAGCTTAAGATCCTGTATTTTCTTGAGAAACTTAAGCGAGAAGCAGCCAAGGATGGTGGTATGATCATCTCTATGAATGGAAACCACGAAATCATGAACGTCGAGGGTGATTTTAGGTACGTGACTAGGGAAGGGTTGGAGGAATTTAGGGTTTGGGGGGACTGGTTTTCCATTGGGAATAAGATGAAGGCTCTTTGCGTTGGTTTAGAAATTCCCAAAGATCCATTTCAAGGAATTCCTACGGCATTCCGTGGTGTTAAGGAAGAGTTTCATTCCGGATTTCGTGCTAGAATTGCCGCTTTGCACCCCAACGGTCCCATTTCAGGCCGATTCCTGTCGCAAAATACGACCGTACTTGTCGTCGGAGAGTCGGTGTTCGTTCACGGTGGGCTTCTGCCGGGACACGTGGAATATGGGTTGGAACGGATTAACGAAGAGGTGAGAGATTGGATTAAAGGGTTGTCAGGCAAATTCGCACCGGACTATTGTCGTCGGAGCAATGCCGTTGTTTGGCTGAGGAAATTTTCCGATGAATCGGCGACGAAATGCGATTGTTCATTGTTAAGGCATGTGCTCGATACGATCCCGGGGGCAAAGAGAATGATAATGGGTCACACAATTCAGACGGCGGGGATCAATGGCGTCTGTAATAACCAAGCTATTCGAATTGATGTTGGCATGTCAAAGGGCTGCACCAATGGCTTTCCCGAAGTTTTGGAGTTTAATGGGAACTCTCCCCCGCGTATATTGACATCAAATCCGCATTTGAAAAAGCCTATGAACTCTCTGAATATTGATAGCAAGGAGGGGCTTGGGCAGTTGCTTCATGAACAAGGACCTAAACAAGTGGAGGTTAAGGCTTAG